From a single Gimesia fumaroli genomic region:
- a CDS encoding peroxiredoxin, producing MTVNVMQPAPDFALQGYDRTSDSFKDYKLADFKGKWVCLFFYPLDFTFVCPTELVAFNDALGDFESRNCQVLTASTDSKYSHKGWCDADPQLADLKYPMLADGTHKLSSDYGVLKEELGISLRGIFLIDPEGVCQWMAIHPLSVGRNVEEVLRVLDALQTGENVPCNWKKGEKTL from the coding sequence ATGACAGTTAACGTAATGCAGCCCGCTCCCGATTTTGCTTTGCAGGGATATGACCGTACCAGTGATTCATTCAAGGATTACAAACTGGCCGACTTCAAAGGCAAGTGGGTCTGCCTGTTCTTCTATCCTCTGGACTTCACGTTCGTTTGCCCCACTGAATTAGTAGCATTCAACGATGCCCTCGGCGATTTTGAATCCCGTAACTGCCAGGTTCTGACAGCCAGCACCGACAGCAAGTACTCTCACAAAGGCTGGTGTGATGCTGATCCTCAACTGGCTGACCTGAAATATCCCATGCTGGCCGACGGCACTCACAAGCTGTCCAGCGATTACGGCGTATTGAAAGAAGAACTCGGCATCTCACTGCGTGGTATCTTCCTGATCGATCCCGAAGGCGTCTGCCAGTGGATGGCCATTCACCCGCTGAGCGTCGGACGTAACGTCGAAGAAGTTTTGCGTGTCCTCGACGCTCTCCAGACAGGCGAAAACGTTCCCTGTAACTGGAAGAAAGGTGAAAAGACACTCTAA